One genomic segment of Armatimonadota bacterium includes these proteins:
- a CDS encoding shikimate kinase, protein MNQCSNIAIIGFMGAGKSTVGRLCASMLGMEFVDIDEVVQRSTGHRIAEVFAECGEGEFRRLEAAALREVASSSGAVIATGGGAILNPDTRATLCARCFCVWLRVSVAESSRRLAGVSADRPLWSSVRAESEARLAAREPLYRLCAHATVSTDGLSAENVALAVVQLWSKGCGDAGSSAKA, encoded by the coding sequence ATGAACCAGTGCAGCAACATCGCCATCATCGGATTCATGGGCGCCGGGAAATCTACGGTCGGTCGACTTTGCGCCTCGATGCTCGGGATGGAGTTTGTGGATATCGACGAGGTTGTTCAGCGCTCCACCGGCCATCGAATCGCCGAGGTATTCGCTGAATGCGGTGAGGGCGAATTTCGCCGGCTGGAGGCTGCCGCTCTCCGCGAAGTCGCGTCGTCCAGCGGGGCGGTCATCGCGACGGGTGGTGGAGCGATATTGAACCCCGATACGCGTGCCACGCTGTGCGCCAGGTGCTTTTGCGTTTGGCTGCGCGTCTCAGTTGCAGAATCGTCGCGACGGCTCGCGGGTGTATCGGCCGACCGTCCACTTTGGTCCAGCGTGCGGGCCGAGTCGGAGGCTCGCCTCGCGGCGCGGGAGCCGCTCTACCGTCTCTGTGCTCATGCCACGGTCAGTACCGACGGGCTCAGTGCGGAGAACGTGGCGCTCGCCGTAGTGCAGCTATGGTCAAAAGGCTGTGGAGACGCCGGGAGCTCGGCGAAGGCGTGA
- the aroB gene encoding 3-dehydroquinate synthase → MASAPVTSEVTVPLGQRSYPVVIGCGLIAPGATIERIAAQIADGKVAVVAQAPVIRRWAPLFMRSLHDAGVRSELICIPNGEGAKSPANVTRLCRQFVAHGLDRRSTVIALGGGVTGDLAGFAAASYLRGIQFMQAPTTLLAQVDAAIGGKTGINLPEGKNLIGAIWQPTLVVSDVDTLATLPRREVRSALAEVIKYGVIADADLFRYVRNNMDALLLRDPAALTEVVTRSCRIKSGVVAEDETEQGRRAVLNFGHTVAHALESVTRYRIYRHGEAVSIGMVAAAAIGVELGITAATDAEALDACLLQAGLPVTMPQLPVDELLEACFRDKKTVDRRLRFVLAPSIGKCSVVAGVPVAAVRSAITLLQRPPYGALR, encoded by the coding sequence ATGGCAAGCGCTCCAGTTACCAGTGAGGTGACGGTGCCGCTTGGCCAGCGGAGTTACCCGGTAGTCATCGGTTGCGGACTGATCGCTCCCGGTGCGACAATCGAACGTATCGCGGCGCAGATAGCAGATGGCAAGGTGGCCGTAGTTGCGCAAGCGCCGGTAATCCGGCGCTGGGCGCCGCTGTTCATGCGCTCACTGCACGATGCCGGTGTTCGCTCTGAGCTCATCTGCATTCCGAACGGTGAAGGCGCCAAGTCGCCGGCCAACGTCACACGGCTGTGTCGCCAGTTTGTGGCTCATGGGCTGGACAGGCGCTCAACCGTAATTGCTCTAGGCGGTGGTGTGACGGGCGATCTCGCGGGCTTTGCCGCGGCATCGTATCTGCGTGGAATCCAGTTTATGCAGGCGCCGACCACGCTTCTGGCGCAAGTAGATGCGGCAATCGGCGGCAAAACCGGCATCAACCTTCCGGAAGGTAAAAACCTGATTGGAGCAATCTGGCAGCCCACGCTGGTTGTGTCGGATGTGGATACTCTCGCGACGCTCCCACGCCGTGAGGTTCGGAGTGCGCTGGCCGAGGTGATCAAGTACGGCGTGATAGCCGACGCGGATCTTTTCCGTTACGTGCGGAACAACATGGATGCGCTGCTCCTTCGCGACCCTGCAGCGCTTACTGAAGTCGTGACGCGCTCGTGCCGCATCAAGTCCGGAGTGGTTGCCGAGGATGAAACCGAACAGGGACGCCGCGCGGTATTGAACTTTGGGCATACAGTGGCCCACGCACTGGAGAGCGTCACGCGGTACCGCATCTACCGGCATGGCGAAGCCGTGTCGATTGGTATGGTGGCTGCAGCAGCCATCGGCGTGGAGCTGGGCATCACCGCCGCAACCGACGCCGAGGCGCTGGACGCTTGCCTGCTGCAGGCCGGCCTACCTGTGACGATGCCGCAACTGCCGGTGGACGAGTTGTTGGAGGCCTGCTTCCGTGATAAGAAAACCGTGGATCGGCGGCTGAGGTTTGTACTGGCGCCAAGTATCGGCAAATGCTCCGTGGTGGCTGGAGTGCCGGTAGCCGCAGTGCGAAGCGCAATCACTCTGCTTCAGCGACCACCCTACGGTGCGCTGCGATGA